A part of Aegilops tauschii subsp. strangulata cultivar AL8/78 chromosome 2, Aet v6.0, whole genome shotgun sequence genomic DNA contains:
- the LOC109747079 gene encoding uncharacterized protein, with product MGATASVLSLPVAASFPGAATAIAGAAGCFALGYFLALARLPIHAAAAAPDSGEDDSEDDSDEDDDENCGRAAPAKRAAGRKRTGLRLLFWSRNVVTKSDSAREAERAQAQAASAPLEIENLAKIIEDFKMVLVVRNDLKMGKGKIAAQCSHATLGLFKKLQQRAPKSLRRWERCGQVKVVVKVESEEDMLVLQGRAKSMNLPTHITIDAGRTQIAPNSRTVMAILGPADMVDDVTGGLKLL from the exons ATGGGCGCCACCGCCTCCGTCCTCTCTCTCCCCGTGGCCGCCTCCTTCCCTGGCGCGGCCACCGCTATCGCGGGCGCCGCCGGCTGCTTCGCGCTCGGCTACTTCCTCGCGCTCGCCCGCCTCCCCatccacgccgccgccgccgcccccgactCCGGCGAAGACGATTCCGAGGACGACTCGGACGAAGATGATGACGAAAATTGCGGCCGCGCCGCGCCGGCGAAGCGAGCCGCCGGGCGGAAGCGGACCGGGCTCAGGCTGCTGTTCTGGTCCCGGAACGTGGTGACCAAGTCCGACTCCGCCAGGGAAGCCGAGAGGGCGCAGGCCCAGGCCGCTTCCGCCCCCCTGGAGATCGAGAACCTCGCCAAGATAATAGAGGATTTCAAGATG GTGCTTGTGGTGAGAAACGACCTGAAGATGGGAAAGGGGAAAATCGCTGCGCAATGCAG CCATGCAACACTGGGCTTGTTTAAAAAACTCCAGCAGAGAGCACCAAAGTCTTTACGAAG ATGGGAGAGGTGTGGCCAAGTTAAGGTGGTTGTGAAAGTAGAAAGTGAGGAAGATATGCTTGTTTTACAA GGGAGAGCAAAATCTATGAATCTGCCAACTCACATTACCATTGATGCTGGAAGAACACAGATTGCACCTA ATTCCAGAACAGTCATGGCTATTCTTG GGCCGGCTGACATGGTTGATGATGTCACTGGTGGTCTGAAGCTCTTGTAA
- the LOC109747059 gene encoding endonuclease 4-like: MGLLLLLHVLLAAAAAGAPAAQAWGKEGHYITCKIADGFLTKEATAGVKALLPSSANGELAEVCSWADTQRFRYRWSSPLHFADTPKDCKFSYARDCHDTKGNKNACVVGAINNYTAALQDSSSPYNRTESLMFLAHFVGDVHQPLHCGHVEDLGGNTILVRWYRRKSNLHHVWDVDVIEQAMKDFYGKDQDAMVKAIQRNITEDWSREEKQWEACRSKTKTCADKYAQESAALACDAYKGVEQDSTLGDEYYSEALPVVEKRIAQGAVRLAAILNRIFSGNGKLQSI, encoded by the exons ATGggcttgctgctgctgcttcaCGTCCTCctggccgcggcggcggccggagcccCAGCGGCGCAGGCTTGGGGCAAGGAGGGGCACTACATAACGTGCAAGATCGCCGAT GGCTTCCTGACGAAGGAGGCAACGGCGGGGGTGAAGGCTCTCCTCCCGTCGTCGGCCAACGGCGAGCTCGCGGAGGTGTGCTCGTGGGCGGACACGCAGCGCTTCCGGTACCGGTGGTCGAGCCCCCTGCATTTTGCCGATACCCCCAAAGACTGCAAATTCAGCTACGCCA GGGACTGCCACGACACCAAAGGGAACAAGAACGCGTGCGTGGTCGGGGCCATCAACAACTACACCGCCGCGCTGCAGGACTCGTCCAGCCCAT ATAATCGGACGGAGAGCCTGATGTTCCTGGCCCACTTCGTCGGCGACGTGCACCAGCCGCTTCACTGCGGCCACGTGGAAGACCTCGGCGGCAACACCATCCTCGTCCGCTGGTACAGGAGGAAGAGCAACCTGCACCAC GTGTGGGACGTGGACGTCatcgaacaggccatgaaggacTTCTACGGCAAGGACCAGGACGCCATGGTCAAGGCCATCCAGCGCAACATCACC GAGGACTGGTCCAGGGAGGAGAAGCAGTGGGAGGCGTGCCGCAGCAAAACCAAGACCTGCGCTGACAA GTACGCTCAGGAGAGTGCGGCGCTCGCCTGCGACGCGTACAAGGGCGTCGAGCAGGACTCCACCTTAGGAG ATGAGTACTACTCCGAGGCGCTGCCGGTCGTTGAGAAGAGGATCGCTCAGGGGGCCGTCAGGCTGGCGGCGATCCTCAACCGGATCTTCAGCGGGAACGGCAAGCTGCAGAGCATCTGA